A stretch of the Calypte anna isolate BGI_N300 chromosome 21, bCalAnn1_v1.p, whole genome shotgun sequence genome encodes the following:
- the LOC103537323 gene encoding transcription factor HES-5, protein MAPSSVFLEPDNLLSPKEKNKLRKPVVEKMRRDRINSSIEQLKLLLEKEFQRHQPNSKLEKADILEMTVSYLKQQSQLQMRTAGSFHKNSQFDFREGYSRCLQEAFHFLSLHKVRTETQTKLLSHFQKNQSPATEVTCSPGIPSTLKQASPKDISTLWRPW, encoded by the exons ATGGCTCCCAGCAGTGTTTTCCTGGAGCCAGACAACCTCCTGTCaccaaaggagaaaaacaaa CTGAGGAAGCCGGTGGTGGAGAAGATGCGGCGTGACCGGATTAACAGCAGCATCGAGCAGCTGAAACTGCTCCTGGAGAAGGAGTTCCAGAGACACCAGCCCAACTCCAAGCTGGAGAAAGCTGACATCCTGGAAATGACTGTCAGCTACCTGAAACAGCAGAGCCAGCTGCAGATGAGGA CTGCAGGATCCTTCCATAAAAACTCTCAGTTTGACTTCAGAGAGGGTTACTCTAGGTGTTTGCAAGAAGCTTTccatttcctctctcttcatAAAGTACGAACTGAAACACAGACCAAGCTTTTAAGTCACTTCCAGAAGAACCAGTCACCTGCCACAGAGGTCACCTGTTCCCCGGGGATCCCCAGCACCCTGAAACAAGCATCTCCAAAAGACATCAGCACTCTCTGGAGGCCCTGGTAG
- the LOC103537409 gene encoding transcription factor HES-5 encodes MAPSNTLMVHMEEKLLPKEKNKLRKPVVEKMRRDRINSSIEQLKLLLEKEFQRHQPNSKLEKADILEVAVSYLKQQSQLQDQTFLHRTLEQDFNSGYLRCLKEALHFLSYYEPKKETQVQLIKHFCKAQLGADVMYSPALCTPPLSPCLFARKQPAQKTVAAAPAIWRPW; translated from the exons ATGGCTCCCAGTAACACTCTCATGGTCCACatggaggagaagctgctgccaaaagaaaagaataaa CTGAGGAAGCCGGTGGTGGAGAAGATGCGGCGCGACCGGATTAACAGCAGCATCGAGCAGCTGAAACTGCTCCTGGAGAAGGAGTTCCAGAGACACCAGCCCAACTCCAAGCTGGAGAAAGCTGACATCCTGGAAGTGGCTGTCAGCTACCTGAAACAGCAGAGCCAGCTGCAGGACCAAA CATTCCTTCACAGGACTCTAGAGCAGGACTTCAACAGTGGATACCTGCGATGCCTCAAGGaagctctgcattttctgtCCTACTATGAGCCCAAGAAGGAAACTCAGGTGCAGCTGATCAAGCACTTCTGCAAAGCTCAGCTGGGTGCAGATGTCATGTACTCCCCTGCTCTGTGCACTCCACCTCTGTCACCCTGCCTGTTTGCCAGAAAGCAACCTGCCCAAAAGactgtggctgctgctcctgccatcTGGAGACCCTGGTAG
- the LOC103537324 gene encoding transcription factor HES-5, protein MAPSTLSLEILTPKEKNRLRKPIVEKLRRDRINSSIEQLKLLLEKEFQRHQPNSKLEKADILEMTVSYLKYSRAFAASAKSLQQDYCEGYAWCLKEALQFLSLHSANTETQMKLICHFQRSQAVPKDSGSSLPASTHQPPAKQAALKPSCSLWRPW, encoded by the exons ATGGCACCCAGCACACTCTCCCTGGAAATCCTAACACCCAAAGAGAAGAACAGA CTCAGGAAACCCATTGTAGAAAAGCTGCGGCGTGACCGGATTAACAGCAGCATCGAGCAGCTGAAACTGCTCCTGGAGAAGGAGTTCCAGAGACACCAGCCCAACTCCAAGCTGGAGAAAGCTGACATCCTGGAGATGACTGTCAGCTACCTGAAATACAGCCGAG CTTTTGCAGCATCTGCCAAAAGCCTACAGCAGGATTATTGTGAAGGGTATGCCTGGTGCCTCAAGGAAGCTCTGCAGTTCCTGTCTCTCCATTCAGCAAACACAGAAACCCAGATGAAGCTGATCTGCCACTTCCAGAGGTCACAAGCAGTGCCTAAGGACTCTGGTTCTTCTCTACCTGCTTCCACACACCAGCCCCCAGCAAAACAAGCAGCACTGAAaccctcctgcagcctctggagGCCTTGGTAG